In Alicyclobacillus macrosporangiidus CPP55, a single window of DNA contains:
- a CDS encoding winged helix-turn-helix domain-containing protein produces the protein MNRIVLGNNSYLNLSNDTLIIGQSEIPLSRIQVHIVEHLAANLGKPVSSETLIRAIWGPRVDAFSFKNNLYVEVHRLRERIKRYSRRSEVLIAVRGYGYMIQPINDVIDTHCQDIS, from the coding sequence ATGAACAGGATTGTTCTAGGGAACAACTCATATCTGAATCTATCCAACGACACCCTTATTATCGGCCAATCCGAGATCCCCTTATCTCGCATACAAGTTCATATCGTTGAACACCTCGCTGCAAACCTTGGAAAGCCAGTATCAAGTGAGACCTTAATACGTGCCATTTGGGGACCAAGAGTAGATGCATTTTCATTTAAGAATAATTTGTACGTTGAAGTTCACCGACTGCGTGAGCGTATCAAACGCTATAGCCGACGTTCGGAGGTTCTCATAGCAGTCCGAGGTTACGGTTATATGATTCAGCCAATAAATGATGTGATAGATACACACTGCCAAGACATCTCTTAA
- a CDS encoding tyrosine-type recombinase/integrase: MSENFVAQLNAFFSYLRDKGKSENTVRNYTRTLMEFDRWLNENGGEFDRLTRLDVQQFINHLRENGNVPTTVKNKFACLCTYAHYIKRSDIVEDIRVPDVRPVHNIAPKSLERNERNRLLREVERDGNLRDIAMTYMLLMTGLRVSELVALDRDDVTMSERSGSVLVRNGKGNVSRKVPMFAEVRLHLRRYLEQRKDSEPALFLSNRGQRISVRAVQHTLAKYGVHPHELRHTFVRELVSKGIDISTVAELAGHRDINVTRRYSMPTESELERAIERAFS, translated from the coding sequence ATGAGCGAAAACTTTGTCGCACAACTCAATGCATTCTTTTCATACCTTCGAGATAAGGGAAAGAGCGAGAACACCGTGAGGAACTACACGAGGACGTTGATGGAGTTCGATCGTTGGTTGAACGAGAACGGCGGAGAGTTCGACCGTCTGACGAGACTCGACGTTCAACAGTTCATTAACCACTTACGGGAGAACGGAAATGTACCAACAACAGTAAAGAATAAGTTCGCATGTCTCTGCACCTATGCTCATTATATCAAGCGAAGCGACATCGTAGAGGACATCCGAGTCCCAGATGTTAGGCCAGTCCACAACATCGCTCCGAAGTCACTGGAGCGGAACGAGCGGAATCGTCTCCTCCGTGAAGTGGAACGAGACGGCAACCTCCGTGACATCGCCATGACGTACATGCTTCTGATGACTGGACTTCGAGTGTCCGAACTCGTTGCCCTCGATAGGGATGACGTGACCATGTCCGAACGTTCCGGTTCCGTCCTCGTTCGCAACGGCAAGGGAAACGTTAGCAGGAAGGTTCCAATGTTTGCCGAGGTTCGACTACACCTTCGACGGTATCTGGAGCAGAGAAAGGACAGCGAACCAGCGTTGTTCTTGTCGAATCGAGGACAGCGAATCTCCGTTCGAGCCGTACAGCACACACTCGCGAAGTATGGTGTCCATCCCCATGAACTACGCCATACCTTTGTCCGTGAACTCGTCTCAAAGGGAATCGATATCTCGACCGTCGCTGAACTCGCCGGGCATCGCGACATCAACGTCACGCGGCGCTATTCCATGCCGACAGAGAGTGAACTCGAACGAGCGATTGAACGAGCATTCTCCTAA